A single window of Sphaerodactylus townsendi isolate TG3544 linkage group LG03, MPM_Stown_v2.3, whole genome shotgun sequence DNA harbors:
- the XYLT2 gene encoding xylosyltransferase 2 isoform X1, whose translation MKMVASVRVQKLVRRYKLAIATALAILLIQGLVVWSFSSLEEDDQGEKGLQKKAQILGNGEGSRDSDSSAGRRGSLSRKHGRWKSHPDNPGVLVAKVVRAVTVKHKPGRRIPVYLDSSSQRNLTELRGDAQLAVFQHGDTGSVEGAPQPTENNFIPKCEIAGKDALSALARASSKQCQQEIANVVCLHQAGNLMPHSLPRQCQFSGKVSPVIQWDESRMLQVSVTKPVRIAYMLVVHGRAIRQLKRLIKAVYHQQHFFYIHVDKRSTYLHREVLEVAQHYSNIRVTPWNMVTIWGGASLLKMYLRSMKDLLEMMDWPWDYFINLSATDYPTRTNEELVTFLSKYRDKNFLKSHGRDNARFIKKQGLDRLFHECDSHMWRLGERQIPEGIVVDGGSDWFALTRSFVEYAIYTTDKLVSQLRQFYTYTLLPAESVAFLLSECGSICSTLSTHRPALYIMSFFHTVLENSHACDTLVDNNLRVTNWNRKLGCKCQYKHIVDWCGCSPNDFKPQDFLRLQQLSRPTFFARKFESTINQEVLEILDSHLYGNYPSNMPALKAYWESVYDRVDGLSGLSDVTLTVYTSFSRLGLQKVASTQAQKDERLCRFEPQGFPSSVHLYFYDDHFQGYLVTQEVENSVTQQTESLEMWIMPRGTLKLAGHGRQTNRLQNLEVGTEWDPKERIFRNFGGLIGPFDEPVAMQKWSRGPNLTATVVWIDPTYIIATSYDITVDAEAEFTQYKPPLNRPLRPGVWTIRLLQFWEPLGESQFLVVPQTFNRKQPLRNDDGRWLHSGPPRNEYMEQNFQGLAGILSLPRLDETERAAYQHTPLAGKALENWTDSSISSFWSVAGLCVASPSSCSTLELCSKTSWSSLSPDPKSELGAIKPDGRLR comes from the exons AAGGGACTGCAGAAGAAGGCTCAGATACTTGGAAATGGGGAAGGATCAAGGGATTCAGACAGCTCAGCCGGCCGACGGGGAAGCCTGAGCCGAAAGCACGGACGATGGAAGAGTCACCCAGACAATCCAGGTGTCTTGGTGGCCAAGGTGGTGCGAGCTGTCACGGTGAAGCACAAGCCTGGGCGTAGGATTCCAGTCTACCTGGATTCCTCAAGCCAGAGGAACCTGACAGAGCTCAGAGGGGATGCCCAGCTGGCAGTGTTCCAACATGGGGACACAGGAAGTGTGGAAGGGGCACCACAGCCCACCGAGAACAACTTCATTCCCAAGTGTGAGATCGCAGGCAAGGATGCACTGTCTGCATTAGCCAGAGCCAGCAGTAAGCAGTGTCAGCAGGAGATTGCTAATGTGGTGTGCCTGCACCAAGCAGGAAATCTAATGCCACACTCTCTGCCCCGGCAGTGCCAGTTCTCAG GGAAAGTCAGCCCTGTGATCCAGTGGGATGAGAGCAGGATGCTCCAGGTCTCAGTGACCAAGCCAGTCCGGATTGCATACATGTTGGTGGTTCATGGGCGAGCCATCCGCCAGCTGAAGCGACTCATCAAGGCAGTGTACCATCAGCAACATTTCTTCTACATCCATGTTGACAAG CGCTCCACTTACCTACACCGTGAAGTGTTGGAGGTGGCCCAGCATTATTCCAACATACGGGTCACCCCTTGGAATATGGTCACCATCTGGGGTGGGGCTAGCCTGCTGAAGATGTACCTGCGCAGCATGAAAGATCTGCTAGAGATGATGGACTGGCCTTGGGACTATTTCATCAACTTGAGTGCCACAGACTACCCTACAAG GACCAATGAGGAGCTGGTGACATTCTTGTCGAAATACCGAGACAAGAACTTCCTGAAGTCTCACGGCCGAGATAACGCCAG GTTCATCAAGAAGCAGGGACTAGACAGACTTTTCCACGAATGTGACTCACATATGTGGCGGCTGGGTGAACGGCAGATCCCCGAGGGAATTGTGGTGGATGGTGGCTCTGATTGGTTTGCCCTCACTCGCAGTTTCGTGGAATACGCGATCTACACCACCGACAAACTGGTCTCCCAGCTGCGGCAGTTCTACACTTACACGCTTCTCCCAGCAGAG AGTGTGGCTTTTCTTCTTTCAGAATGTGGAAGTATTTGCAGCACACTCAGCACCCACAGACCTGCACTTTATATTATG TCCTTTTTCCATACCGTCCTGGAGAATAGCCATGCCTGTGATACCCTGGTAGACAACAACCTCCGGGTAACCAACTGGAACCGCAAGCTGGGCTGTAAGTGCCAGTATAAGCACATTGTGGACTGGTGCGGCTGCTCACCAAATGACTTCAAGCCACAGGACTTCTTGCGACTACAG CAACTCTCCAGACCCACCTTCTTTGCCAGGAAGTTTGAATCAACCATCAATCAGGAGGTGCTGGAGATCTTGGACTCCCATCTCTATGGTAACTACCCATCTAACATGCCAGCCCTCAAGGCCTATTGGGAGAGTGTCTATGATCGCGTGGATGGGCTGAGTGGGCTCAGCGACGTCACCCTGACTGTGTACACATCCTTCTCCAGGCTGGGGCTTCAGAAAGTGGCATCTACGCAGGCACAGAAAGATGAAAGACTTTGCAG atTTGAGCCACAGGGCTTCCCATCCAGTGTGCATCTGTATTTCTATGATGACCATTTCCAGGGTTACTTGGTGACTCAGGAGGTGGAGAACTCTGTAACACAGCAGACGGAGTCTCTAGAGATGTGGATAATGCCCCGAGGGACTCTCAAACTAGCAGGTCATGGGAGGCAGACTAATCGTCTACAGAATCTGGAG GTCGGGACCGAGTGGGATCCCAAGGAGAGGATCTTCCGCAACTTTGGTGGTCTGATTGGGCCTTTTGATGAGCCAGTGGCTATGCAGAAATGGTCACGGGGCCCCAACCTCACAGCCACTGTGGTTTGGATTGATCCCACCTACATCATTGCTACATCGTACGATATCACTGTCGACGCAGAGGCAGAGTTCACACAGTACAAGCCACCCCTGAATCGGCCCCTTCGCCCTGGTGTGTGGACCATCCGTCTCCTCCAGTtctgggaacccctgggagagaGCCAGTTCTTGGTGGTCCCACAGACCTTCAATCGCAAACAGCCTCTCAGGAATG ATGACGGCAGATGGCTGCACTCCGGTCCTCCCCGCAACGAGTACATGGAGCAGAATTTCCAGGGCCTGGCTGGAATCTTGAGCCTGCCACGATTGGACGAAACAGAGCGAGCCGCCTATCAGCACACACCGCTGGCGGGCAAGGCTCTAGAGAACTGGACAGACAGCAGCATCAGCAGTTTCTGGTCGGTAGCTGGCCTCTGCGTGGCAAGCCCTTCCAGTTGCTCCACCCTGGAGCTGTGTAGCAAAACCTCATGGAGTTCACTGTCCCCAGACCCCAAATCAGAACTGGGAGCCATCAAGCCTGATGGGCGACTGAGGTAG
- the XYLT2 gene encoding xylosyltransferase 2 isoform X3, which produces MKMVASVRVQKLVRRYKLAIATALAILLIQGLVVWSFSSLEEDDQGEKGLQKKAQILGNGEGSRDSDSSAGRRGSLSRKHGRWKSHPDNPGVLVAKVVRAVTVKHKPGRRIPVYLDSSSQRNLTELRGDAQLAVFQHGDTGSVEGAPQPTENNFIPKCEIAGKDALSALARASSKQCQQEIANVVCLHQAGNLMPHSLPRQCQFSGKVSPVIQWDESRMLQVSVTKPVRIAYMLVVHGRAIRQLKRLIKAVYHQQHFFYIHVDKRSTYLHREVLEVAQHYSNIRVTPWNMVTIWGGASLLKMYLRSMKDLLEMMDWPWDYFINLSATDYPTRTNEELVTFLSKYRDKNFLKSHGRDNARFIKKQGLDRLFHECDSHMWRLGERQIPEGIVVDGGSDWFALTRSFVEYAIYTTDKLVSQLRQFYTYTLLPAESFFHTVLENSHACDTLVDNNLRVTNWNRKLGCKCQYKHIVDWCGCSPNDFKPQDFLRLQQLSRPTFFARKFESTINQEVLEILDSHLYGNYPSNMPALKAYWESVYDRVDGLSGLSDVTLTVYTSFSRLGLQKVASTQAQKDERLCRFEPQGFPSSVHLYFYDDHFQGYLVTQEVENSVTQQTESLEMWIMPRGTLKLAGHGRQTNRLQNLEVGTEWDPKERIFRNFGGLIGPFDEPVAMQKWSRGPNLTATVVWIDPTYIIATSYDITVDAEAEFTQYKPPLNRPLRPGVWTIRLLQFWEPLGESQFLVVPQTFNRKQPLRNDDGRWLHSGPPRNEYMEQNFQGLAGILSLPRLDETERAAYQHTPLAGKALENWTDSSISSFWSVAGLCVASPSSCSTLELCSKTSWSSLSPDPKSELGAIKPDGRLR; this is translated from the exons AAGGGACTGCAGAAGAAGGCTCAGATACTTGGAAATGGGGAAGGATCAAGGGATTCAGACAGCTCAGCCGGCCGACGGGGAAGCCTGAGCCGAAAGCACGGACGATGGAAGAGTCACCCAGACAATCCAGGTGTCTTGGTGGCCAAGGTGGTGCGAGCTGTCACGGTGAAGCACAAGCCTGGGCGTAGGATTCCAGTCTACCTGGATTCCTCAAGCCAGAGGAACCTGACAGAGCTCAGAGGGGATGCCCAGCTGGCAGTGTTCCAACATGGGGACACAGGAAGTGTGGAAGGGGCACCACAGCCCACCGAGAACAACTTCATTCCCAAGTGTGAGATCGCAGGCAAGGATGCACTGTCTGCATTAGCCAGAGCCAGCAGTAAGCAGTGTCAGCAGGAGATTGCTAATGTGGTGTGCCTGCACCAAGCAGGAAATCTAATGCCACACTCTCTGCCCCGGCAGTGCCAGTTCTCAG GGAAAGTCAGCCCTGTGATCCAGTGGGATGAGAGCAGGATGCTCCAGGTCTCAGTGACCAAGCCAGTCCGGATTGCATACATGTTGGTGGTTCATGGGCGAGCCATCCGCCAGCTGAAGCGACTCATCAAGGCAGTGTACCATCAGCAACATTTCTTCTACATCCATGTTGACAAG CGCTCCACTTACCTACACCGTGAAGTGTTGGAGGTGGCCCAGCATTATTCCAACATACGGGTCACCCCTTGGAATATGGTCACCATCTGGGGTGGGGCTAGCCTGCTGAAGATGTACCTGCGCAGCATGAAAGATCTGCTAGAGATGATGGACTGGCCTTGGGACTATTTCATCAACTTGAGTGCCACAGACTACCCTACAAG GACCAATGAGGAGCTGGTGACATTCTTGTCGAAATACCGAGACAAGAACTTCCTGAAGTCTCACGGCCGAGATAACGCCAG GTTCATCAAGAAGCAGGGACTAGACAGACTTTTCCACGAATGTGACTCACATATGTGGCGGCTGGGTGAACGGCAGATCCCCGAGGGAATTGTGGTGGATGGTGGCTCTGATTGGTTTGCCCTCACTCGCAGTTTCGTGGAATACGCGATCTACACCACCGACAAACTGGTCTCCCAGCTGCGGCAGTTCTACACTTACACGCTTCTCCCAGCAGAG TCCTTTTTCCATACCGTCCTGGAGAATAGCCATGCCTGTGATACCCTGGTAGACAACAACCTCCGGGTAACCAACTGGAACCGCAAGCTGGGCTGTAAGTGCCAGTATAAGCACATTGTGGACTGGTGCGGCTGCTCACCAAATGACTTCAAGCCACAGGACTTCTTGCGACTACAG CAACTCTCCAGACCCACCTTCTTTGCCAGGAAGTTTGAATCAACCATCAATCAGGAGGTGCTGGAGATCTTGGACTCCCATCTCTATGGTAACTACCCATCTAACATGCCAGCCCTCAAGGCCTATTGGGAGAGTGTCTATGATCGCGTGGATGGGCTGAGTGGGCTCAGCGACGTCACCCTGACTGTGTACACATCCTTCTCCAGGCTGGGGCTTCAGAAAGTGGCATCTACGCAGGCACAGAAAGATGAAAGACTTTGCAG atTTGAGCCACAGGGCTTCCCATCCAGTGTGCATCTGTATTTCTATGATGACCATTTCCAGGGTTACTTGGTGACTCAGGAGGTGGAGAACTCTGTAACACAGCAGACGGAGTCTCTAGAGATGTGGATAATGCCCCGAGGGACTCTCAAACTAGCAGGTCATGGGAGGCAGACTAATCGTCTACAGAATCTGGAG GTCGGGACCGAGTGGGATCCCAAGGAGAGGATCTTCCGCAACTTTGGTGGTCTGATTGGGCCTTTTGATGAGCCAGTGGCTATGCAGAAATGGTCACGGGGCCCCAACCTCACAGCCACTGTGGTTTGGATTGATCCCACCTACATCATTGCTACATCGTACGATATCACTGTCGACGCAGAGGCAGAGTTCACACAGTACAAGCCACCCCTGAATCGGCCCCTTCGCCCTGGTGTGTGGACCATCCGTCTCCTCCAGTtctgggaacccctgggagagaGCCAGTTCTTGGTGGTCCCACAGACCTTCAATCGCAAACAGCCTCTCAGGAATG ATGACGGCAGATGGCTGCACTCCGGTCCTCCCCGCAACGAGTACATGGAGCAGAATTTCCAGGGCCTGGCTGGAATCTTGAGCCTGCCACGATTGGACGAAACAGAGCGAGCCGCCTATCAGCACACACCGCTGGCGGGCAAGGCTCTAGAGAACTGGACAGACAGCAGCATCAGCAGTTTCTGGTCGGTAGCTGGCCTCTGCGTGGCAAGCCCTTCCAGTTGCTCCACCCTGGAGCTGTGTAGCAAAACCTCATGGAGTTCACTGTCCCCAGACCCCAAATCAGAACTGGGAGCCATCAAGCCTGATGGGCGACTGAGGTAG
- the XYLT2 gene encoding xylosyltransferase 2 isoform X4 — MKMVASVRVQKLVRRYKLAIATALAILLIQGLVVWSFSSLEEDDQGEGLQKKAQILGNGEGSRDSDSSAGRRGSLSRKHGRWKSHPDNPGVLVAKVVRAVTVKHKPGRRIPVYLDSSSQRNLTELRGDAQLAVFQHGDTGSVEGAPQPTENNFIPKCEIAGKDALSALARASSKQCQQEIANVVCLHQAGNLMPHSLPRQCQFSGKVSPVIQWDESRMLQVSVTKPVRIAYMLVVHGRAIRQLKRLIKAVYHQQHFFYIHVDKRSTYLHREVLEVAQHYSNIRVTPWNMVTIWGGASLLKMYLRSMKDLLEMMDWPWDYFINLSATDYPTRTNEELVTFLSKYRDKNFLKSHGRDNARFIKKQGLDRLFHECDSHMWRLGERQIPEGIVVDGGSDWFALTRSFVEYAIYTTDKLVSQLRQFYTYTLLPAESFFHTVLENSHACDTLVDNNLRVTNWNRKLGCKCQYKHIVDWCGCSPNDFKPQDFLRLQQLSRPTFFARKFESTINQEVLEILDSHLYGNYPSNMPALKAYWESVYDRVDGLSGLSDVTLTVYTSFSRLGLQKVASTQAQKDERLCRFEPQGFPSSVHLYFYDDHFQGYLVTQEVENSVTQQTESLEMWIMPRGTLKLAGHGRQTNRLQNLEVGTEWDPKERIFRNFGGLIGPFDEPVAMQKWSRGPNLTATVVWIDPTYIIATSYDITVDAEAEFTQYKPPLNRPLRPGVWTIRLLQFWEPLGESQFLVVPQTFNRKQPLRNDDGRWLHSGPPRNEYMEQNFQGLAGILSLPRLDETERAAYQHTPLAGKALENWTDSSISSFWSVAGLCVASPSSCSTLELCSKTSWSSLSPDPKSELGAIKPDGRLR; from the exons GGACTGCAGAAGAAGGCTCAGATACTTGGAAATGGGGAAGGATCAAGGGATTCAGACAGCTCAGCCGGCCGACGGGGAAGCCTGAGCCGAAAGCACGGACGATGGAAGAGTCACCCAGACAATCCAGGTGTCTTGGTGGCCAAGGTGGTGCGAGCTGTCACGGTGAAGCACAAGCCTGGGCGTAGGATTCCAGTCTACCTGGATTCCTCAAGCCAGAGGAACCTGACAGAGCTCAGAGGGGATGCCCAGCTGGCAGTGTTCCAACATGGGGACACAGGAAGTGTGGAAGGGGCACCACAGCCCACCGAGAACAACTTCATTCCCAAGTGTGAGATCGCAGGCAAGGATGCACTGTCTGCATTAGCCAGAGCCAGCAGTAAGCAGTGTCAGCAGGAGATTGCTAATGTGGTGTGCCTGCACCAAGCAGGAAATCTAATGCCACACTCTCTGCCCCGGCAGTGCCAGTTCTCAG GGAAAGTCAGCCCTGTGATCCAGTGGGATGAGAGCAGGATGCTCCAGGTCTCAGTGACCAAGCCAGTCCGGATTGCATACATGTTGGTGGTTCATGGGCGAGCCATCCGCCAGCTGAAGCGACTCATCAAGGCAGTGTACCATCAGCAACATTTCTTCTACATCCATGTTGACAAG CGCTCCACTTACCTACACCGTGAAGTGTTGGAGGTGGCCCAGCATTATTCCAACATACGGGTCACCCCTTGGAATATGGTCACCATCTGGGGTGGGGCTAGCCTGCTGAAGATGTACCTGCGCAGCATGAAAGATCTGCTAGAGATGATGGACTGGCCTTGGGACTATTTCATCAACTTGAGTGCCACAGACTACCCTACAAG GACCAATGAGGAGCTGGTGACATTCTTGTCGAAATACCGAGACAAGAACTTCCTGAAGTCTCACGGCCGAGATAACGCCAG GTTCATCAAGAAGCAGGGACTAGACAGACTTTTCCACGAATGTGACTCACATATGTGGCGGCTGGGTGAACGGCAGATCCCCGAGGGAATTGTGGTGGATGGTGGCTCTGATTGGTTTGCCCTCACTCGCAGTTTCGTGGAATACGCGATCTACACCACCGACAAACTGGTCTCCCAGCTGCGGCAGTTCTACACTTACACGCTTCTCCCAGCAGAG TCCTTTTTCCATACCGTCCTGGAGAATAGCCATGCCTGTGATACCCTGGTAGACAACAACCTCCGGGTAACCAACTGGAACCGCAAGCTGGGCTGTAAGTGCCAGTATAAGCACATTGTGGACTGGTGCGGCTGCTCACCAAATGACTTCAAGCCACAGGACTTCTTGCGACTACAG CAACTCTCCAGACCCACCTTCTTTGCCAGGAAGTTTGAATCAACCATCAATCAGGAGGTGCTGGAGATCTTGGACTCCCATCTCTATGGTAACTACCCATCTAACATGCCAGCCCTCAAGGCCTATTGGGAGAGTGTCTATGATCGCGTGGATGGGCTGAGTGGGCTCAGCGACGTCACCCTGACTGTGTACACATCCTTCTCCAGGCTGGGGCTTCAGAAAGTGGCATCTACGCAGGCACAGAAAGATGAAAGACTTTGCAG atTTGAGCCACAGGGCTTCCCATCCAGTGTGCATCTGTATTTCTATGATGACCATTTCCAGGGTTACTTGGTGACTCAGGAGGTGGAGAACTCTGTAACACAGCAGACGGAGTCTCTAGAGATGTGGATAATGCCCCGAGGGACTCTCAAACTAGCAGGTCATGGGAGGCAGACTAATCGTCTACAGAATCTGGAG GTCGGGACCGAGTGGGATCCCAAGGAGAGGATCTTCCGCAACTTTGGTGGTCTGATTGGGCCTTTTGATGAGCCAGTGGCTATGCAGAAATGGTCACGGGGCCCCAACCTCACAGCCACTGTGGTTTGGATTGATCCCACCTACATCATTGCTACATCGTACGATATCACTGTCGACGCAGAGGCAGAGTTCACACAGTACAAGCCACCCCTGAATCGGCCCCTTCGCCCTGGTGTGTGGACCATCCGTCTCCTCCAGTtctgggaacccctgggagagaGCCAGTTCTTGGTGGTCCCACAGACCTTCAATCGCAAACAGCCTCTCAGGAATG ATGACGGCAGATGGCTGCACTCCGGTCCTCCCCGCAACGAGTACATGGAGCAGAATTTCCAGGGCCTGGCTGGAATCTTGAGCCTGCCACGATTGGACGAAACAGAGCGAGCCGCCTATCAGCACACACCGCTGGCGGGCAAGGCTCTAGAGAACTGGACAGACAGCAGCATCAGCAGTTTCTGGTCGGTAGCTGGCCTCTGCGTGGCAAGCCCTTCCAGTTGCTCCACCCTGGAGCTGTGTAGCAAAACCTCATGGAGTTCACTGTCCCCAGACCCCAAATCAGAACTGGGAGCCATCAAGCCTGATGGGCGACTGAGGTAG
- the XYLT2 gene encoding xylosyltransferase 2 isoform X2: MKMVASVRVQKLVRRYKLAIATALAILLIQGLVVWSFSSLEEDDQGEGLQKKAQILGNGEGSRDSDSSAGRRGSLSRKHGRWKSHPDNPGVLVAKVVRAVTVKHKPGRRIPVYLDSSSQRNLTELRGDAQLAVFQHGDTGSVEGAPQPTENNFIPKCEIAGKDALSALARASSKQCQQEIANVVCLHQAGNLMPHSLPRQCQFSGKVSPVIQWDESRMLQVSVTKPVRIAYMLVVHGRAIRQLKRLIKAVYHQQHFFYIHVDKRSTYLHREVLEVAQHYSNIRVTPWNMVTIWGGASLLKMYLRSMKDLLEMMDWPWDYFINLSATDYPTRTNEELVTFLSKYRDKNFLKSHGRDNARFIKKQGLDRLFHECDSHMWRLGERQIPEGIVVDGGSDWFALTRSFVEYAIYTTDKLVSQLRQFYTYTLLPAESVAFLLSECGSICSTLSTHRPALYIMSFFHTVLENSHACDTLVDNNLRVTNWNRKLGCKCQYKHIVDWCGCSPNDFKPQDFLRLQQLSRPTFFARKFESTINQEVLEILDSHLYGNYPSNMPALKAYWESVYDRVDGLSGLSDVTLTVYTSFSRLGLQKVASTQAQKDERLCRFEPQGFPSSVHLYFYDDHFQGYLVTQEVENSVTQQTESLEMWIMPRGTLKLAGHGRQTNRLQNLEVGTEWDPKERIFRNFGGLIGPFDEPVAMQKWSRGPNLTATVVWIDPTYIIATSYDITVDAEAEFTQYKPPLNRPLRPGVWTIRLLQFWEPLGESQFLVVPQTFNRKQPLRNDDGRWLHSGPPRNEYMEQNFQGLAGILSLPRLDETERAAYQHTPLAGKALENWTDSSISSFWSVAGLCVASPSSCSTLELCSKTSWSSLSPDPKSELGAIKPDGRLR; the protein is encoded by the exons GGACTGCAGAAGAAGGCTCAGATACTTGGAAATGGGGAAGGATCAAGGGATTCAGACAGCTCAGCCGGCCGACGGGGAAGCCTGAGCCGAAAGCACGGACGATGGAAGAGTCACCCAGACAATCCAGGTGTCTTGGTGGCCAAGGTGGTGCGAGCTGTCACGGTGAAGCACAAGCCTGGGCGTAGGATTCCAGTCTACCTGGATTCCTCAAGCCAGAGGAACCTGACAGAGCTCAGAGGGGATGCCCAGCTGGCAGTGTTCCAACATGGGGACACAGGAAGTGTGGAAGGGGCACCACAGCCCACCGAGAACAACTTCATTCCCAAGTGTGAGATCGCAGGCAAGGATGCACTGTCTGCATTAGCCAGAGCCAGCAGTAAGCAGTGTCAGCAGGAGATTGCTAATGTGGTGTGCCTGCACCAAGCAGGAAATCTAATGCCACACTCTCTGCCCCGGCAGTGCCAGTTCTCAG GGAAAGTCAGCCCTGTGATCCAGTGGGATGAGAGCAGGATGCTCCAGGTCTCAGTGACCAAGCCAGTCCGGATTGCATACATGTTGGTGGTTCATGGGCGAGCCATCCGCCAGCTGAAGCGACTCATCAAGGCAGTGTACCATCAGCAACATTTCTTCTACATCCATGTTGACAAG CGCTCCACTTACCTACACCGTGAAGTGTTGGAGGTGGCCCAGCATTATTCCAACATACGGGTCACCCCTTGGAATATGGTCACCATCTGGGGTGGGGCTAGCCTGCTGAAGATGTACCTGCGCAGCATGAAAGATCTGCTAGAGATGATGGACTGGCCTTGGGACTATTTCATCAACTTGAGTGCCACAGACTACCCTACAAG GACCAATGAGGAGCTGGTGACATTCTTGTCGAAATACCGAGACAAGAACTTCCTGAAGTCTCACGGCCGAGATAACGCCAG GTTCATCAAGAAGCAGGGACTAGACAGACTTTTCCACGAATGTGACTCACATATGTGGCGGCTGGGTGAACGGCAGATCCCCGAGGGAATTGTGGTGGATGGTGGCTCTGATTGGTTTGCCCTCACTCGCAGTTTCGTGGAATACGCGATCTACACCACCGACAAACTGGTCTCCCAGCTGCGGCAGTTCTACACTTACACGCTTCTCCCAGCAGAG AGTGTGGCTTTTCTTCTTTCAGAATGTGGAAGTATTTGCAGCACACTCAGCACCCACAGACCTGCACTTTATATTATG TCCTTTTTCCATACCGTCCTGGAGAATAGCCATGCCTGTGATACCCTGGTAGACAACAACCTCCGGGTAACCAACTGGAACCGCAAGCTGGGCTGTAAGTGCCAGTATAAGCACATTGTGGACTGGTGCGGCTGCTCACCAAATGACTTCAAGCCACAGGACTTCTTGCGACTACAG CAACTCTCCAGACCCACCTTCTTTGCCAGGAAGTTTGAATCAACCATCAATCAGGAGGTGCTGGAGATCTTGGACTCCCATCTCTATGGTAACTACCCATCTAACATGCCAGCCCTCAAGGCCTATTGGGAGAGTGTCTATGATCGCGTGGATGGGCTGAGTGGGCTCAGCGACGTCACCCTGACTGTGTACACATCCTTCTCCAGGCTGGGGCTTCAGAAAGTGGCATCTACGCAGGCACAGAAAGATGAAAGACTTTGCAG atTTGAGCCACAGGGCTTCCCATCCAGTGTGCATCTGTATTTCTATGATGACCATTTCCAGGGTTACTTGGTGACTCAGGAGGTGGAGAACTCTGTAACACAGCAGACGGAGTCTCTAGAGATGTGGATAATGCCCCGAGGGACTCTCAAACTAGCAGGTCATGGGAGGCAGACTAATCGTCTACAGAATCTGGAG GTCGGGACCGAGTGGGATCCCAAGGAGAGGATCTTCCGCAACTTTGGTGGTCTGATTGGGCCTTTTGATGAGCCAGTGGCTATGCAGAAATGGTCACGGGGCCCCAACCTCACAGCCACTGTGGTTTGGATTGATCCCACCTACATCATTGCTACATCGTACGATATCACTGTCGACGCAGAGGCAGAGTTCACACAGTACAAGCCACCCCTGAATCGGCCCCTTCGCCCTGGTGTGTGGACCATCCGTCTCCTCCAGTtctgggaacccctgggagagaGCCAGTTCTTGGTGGTCCCACAGACCTTCAATCGCAAACAGCCTCTCAGGAATG ATGACGGCAGATGGCTGCACTCCGGTCCTCCCCGCAACGAGTACATGGAGCAGAATTTCCAGGGCCTGGCTGGAATCTTGAGCCTGCCACGATTGGACGAAACAGAGCGAGCCGCCTATCAGCACACACCGCTGGCGGGCAAGGCTCTAGAGAACTGGACAGACAGCAGCATCAGCAGTTTCTGGTCGGTAGCTGGCCTCTGCGTGGCAAGCCCTTCCAGTTGCTCCACCCTGGAGCTGTGTAGCAAAACCTCATGGAGTTCACTGTCCCCAGACCCCAAATCAGAACTGGGAGCCATCAAGCCTGATGGGCGACTGAGGTAG